ATTCCACAACTCGCCTGTTCGCCAGGTTACACGGTCCCGAAGTGCTAGGTTGGATTTTCAACCCCATGGGAGGTGGCATGGTCCGGCGTGGTCGGGAATGTTCGGTCGCCGACGCCCTGGAAGTCGTCGGCGAACGCTGGAGCCTGCTCGCGCTGCGCGAGATCATGCTGGGGAGCGGCGCTTCAACCAGATCGCCGAGAACACCGGCGCCAGCCGCGACATCCTGGCCGCGCGGCTGCGCAAGCTCGTCGACGCGGGCGTGCTCGAGAAGGTCCAGTACGAGGCCCACCCGCCGCGCCACGAGTACCACCCGACCGAAGCCGGCCGCGCGCTGCAGCCGATCCTGCTCGGCCTGATGGCCTGGGGTGACCGGTACGTCCACCAGGGCGAACCGCCCACGCTGTGGCGCCACGCCTGCGGTGAAGTGCTGGAACCGGCCACGGTCTGCGCCCACTGCGGCGAGCCGGTCGACGCCCCGGGCACCCGCGCGATCCGGCTGGGTGCCGTCCACTCCTGACCCGATTTCCGGAAAGGCCTCCTCGCATCCCCCGCGAGGAGGCCTTTTCGGTGGTTGGACGTTGACTTGAGACCCCCGTCACTGTAACTCTTGAACGAATCAGTGCAAGAACCTGACAACAGCACGAGAAATCGCAGCAGGCGTCAGGAAGATCCCGCCCAGCCCCTCGACGAAGAGGTGCCCATGACGGCTGTCCCGTGCTGCCCGCGTGCGCCCCCGGACCGGGTCCGCACGCGTCCCCCATACCCCGGTTTCCGCCGCCCCGCCGCCCACGGGACGTGCCAGCTCGAGTCGTCTCCCCTCCTCCCCGGATCAGAGGAAACCCATGAGAACGAAGCGACTTCTGTCGCGCGCGGCGACCTACGCCGCCCTGTCCCTCCTCCTCGCCGCACCCGCCGTGGCCGCGAGCGGCGCCCCGGCCGCCGCGCCCGCCGTCCAGGCCGCCGCCCAAGCCGCGGCTGCGACCTACACCGCGAGCAGCCAGCTCGCCGGCTATCCCGTGTCGAACGTCGGCGACGGGAACCAGGCCTCCTACTGGGAGAGCACCAACAACCAGTTCCCGCAGTGGGTCCAGGCCGACCTCGGCGCGACCACGAACGTCGCCCAGCTCGTGCTCAAGCTGCCGTCGAACTGGGAAGCCCGCACCGAGACCTTCAGCGTGCAGGGCAGCACCGACGGAACCGGCTTCAGTGACCTCAAGGCCTCGGCCGGCTACCGGTTCGACCCCGCCACCGGCAACACCGTGACCGTGGACGTCACCGGGAACACCCGTTACGTCCGGCTGAACGTCACGGCCAACACCGGCTGGCCCGCCGCGCAGCTGTCGGAGTTCGAGGTGCACGGCCCGGCCGGCGGGGACACCCAGCCGCCGTCCGCGCCCGGCAACCTCGCCTACACCCAGCCGGCGAGCGGCCAGATCCGGCTCACCTGGTCGGCCTCGACCGACAACACCGGGGTCGCGGGCTACGACGTCTACGCCAACGGCCAGCTCCGCGGCAGCGTCGCCGGGACCGTCCTGACCTACACCGACAACCAGCCGGACGGCACGACGGTCGCCTACTTCGTCCGCGCTCGCGACGCGGCGGGCAACCAGTCGGGCGACAGCAACACTGTGACCCGCACCGGCACGCAGGCCGGCACGAACCTGGCGCTGGGCAAGCCGATCACGGCGTCCTCGACGGAGTTCACCTTCGTCGCGGCCAACGCCAACGACGACTCCGTGACGACGTACTGGGAGGGCGGCGGCGGGACGTACCCGAACCTGCTGACCGTCGCGCTCGGCTCGAACGCCGACCTGAACCAGGTCGTGGTCAAGCTCAACCCCGACCCGGCGTGGGGCCCGCGGACCCAGACGATCGCGGTCGAAGGCCGTGACCAGGCTTCGAGCGCGTTCACCACGCTGTCCGCGGCGCAGACCTACAGCTTCAGCCCCTCGACCGGCAACACCGTGACGATCCCGCTGAGCGGCCGGGCCGCCGACGTCCGCCTGCGCGTCACCGCCAACTCCGGCGCCGGCGGCGGGCAGGCCGCGGAGTTCCAGGTCTTCGGCGTGCCCGCGCCGAACCCCGACCTGACGGTCTCGGGCGTGTCCTGGTCGCCGCAGAACCCCGTCGAAACCGACGCGATCACCGCGTCGGCGACCGTCCGCAACGCCGGGACGGCGGCCTCGGGCGCGACGAACGTGAACCTCTACCTGGGGACGACGAAGGTCGGCACTGCGAACGTCGGCGCGCTCGCGGCCGGCGCTTCGACGACGGTGTCGGCGAACATCGGCACCCGGGACGCGGGCAGCTACCAGCTGACCGCGAAGGTCGACGAGGCCAACGCCGTCATCGAGCAGAACGAGGCCAACAACTCCTACACCGCGTCGACGGCACTGGTCGTCAGCCCGGTGCAGAGCTCCGACCTCGTCGCGGCCACCGCGTGGTCGCCGAACAACCCCTCCGCGGGCAACACCGTCACGTTCAGCACGACCCTGCGCAACCAGGGCACCGTGGCGAGTGCGAGCGGCGCCCACGGCGTCACGGTGACGATCACCGACCAGAACGGCACCGTCGTGAAGACGCTGACCGGGACGTACCCGGGCGCCATCGCCGCCGGGGCCACCGCGGCGCCGGTGACCGTCGGCACCTGGACCGCGGCCAACGGCCGGTACACGGTCAAGACGGTCGTCGCGAACGACGCCAACGAGCTGCCGGTCAAGCAGGCCAACAACACGAGCACGCAGGCGCTGTTCGTCGGCCGGGGCGCGAACATGCCCTACGACATGTACGAGGCCGAGGACGGCGTCGTCGCGGGCGGCGCGTCGGTGGTCGGCCCGAACCGCACGATCGGCGACCTCGCGGGCGAGGCGTCGGGCCGCAAGGCCGTGACGCTGAACTCGACCGGCTCGTCGGTGGAGTTCACCACCCGCGCGTCGACCAACACCCTGGTCACGCGGTTCTCCATCCCGGACTC
This genomic window from Amycolatopsis mongoliensis contains:
- a CDS encoding discoidin domain-containing protein produces the protein MRTKRLLSRAATYAALSLLLAAPAVAASGAPAAAPAVQAAAQAAAATYTASSQLAGYPVSNVGDGNQASYWESTNNQFPQWVQADLGATTNVAQLVLKLPSNWEARTETFSVQGSTDGTGFSDLKASAGYRFDPATGNTVTVDVTGNTRYVRLNVTANTGWPAAQLSEFEVHGPAGGDTQPPSAPGNLAYTQPASGQIRLTWSASTDNTGVAGYDVYANGQLRGSVAGTVLTYTDNQPDGTTVAYFVRARDAAGNQSGDSNTVTRTGTQAGTNLALGKPITASSTEFTFVAANANDDSVTTYWEGGGGTYPNLLTVALGSNADLNQVVVKLNPDPAWGPRTQTIAVEGRDQASSAFTTLSAAQTYSFSPSTGNTVTIPLSGRAADVRLRVTANSGAGGGQAAEFQVFGVPAPNPDLTVSGVSWSPQNPVETDAITASATVRNAGTAASGATNVNLYLGTTKVGTANVGALAAGASTTVSANIGTRDAGSYQLTAKVDEANAVIEQNEANNSYTASTALVVSPVQSSDLVAATAWSPNNPSAGNTVTFSTTLRNQGTVASASGAHGVTVTITDQNGTVVKTLTGTYPGAIAAGATAAPVTVGTWTAANGRYTVKTVVANDANELPVKQANNTSTQALFVGRGANMPYDMYEAEDGVVAGGASVVGPNRTIGDLAGEASGRKAVTLNSTGSSVEFTTRASTNTLVTRFSIPDSAGGGGQNSTLNVYVDGTFLKAIDLTSHYAWLYGAETGPGNSPGAGPRHIYDEASAMLGTTVPAGHKIKLQKDAANSTNYAIDFVNFEQATATANPDPAHFAVPTGFTQQDVQTALDKVRQDTTLTGVYLPAGTYSLSSKLNVYGKAVTVTGAGPWFTKFSAPSGQENTDIGIDVQSSANGSTFSGFAVFGNYTSRIDGPGKVFNLTNVANLTIDNIWVEHQVVMVWGTNVDNTTIKNSRIRDTFADGVNLTNGSTGNHVTNNEARSTGDDSFALFAATDINQGNQYDNVFENLTSLTPWRAAGLAVYGGYNNTFRNLYIADTLTYSAITISSLDFGYPFLGFGPQPTTVQNASLVRDGGHFWGQQTFPAIWLFSASKEFRGIRVSDVDIQSPTYSGIMFQTKYDGTTPEHPVEDTVLTNVSITGAHRSGDAFDAKSGIGIWANELPEPGQGPAVGSATFTGLTLSDNDQDIRNTTSTFTIIRN